A genomic region of Syntrophales bacterium contains the following coding sequences:
- a CDS encoding ABC transporter ATP-binding protein, which translates to MLEILNIETCYGNIKALKGVSFSVAEGEIITMIGANGAGKSTTLMTICGIVPARSGDIIFQGKSIRSLEPNVIVSLGISQVPEGRRIFPMMTVAENLDMGAFLRKDKAGIASDLEYVFTLFPILKKRIHQKGGTLSGGEQQMLAISRALMARPRLLLLDEPSLGLAPLVVRQIFEMIKKVNSENKMTILLVEQNAFMALKIAHRGYVMENGTITMEGAASDLLKDEKIKKAYLGL; encoded by the coding sequence ATGCTTGAGATACTGAATATCGAAACCTGCTACGGCAATATAAAGGCGCTCAAGGGCGTTTCTTTTTCCGTTGCCGAGGGGGAGATTATAACCATGATCGGGGCGAACGGCGCCGGAAAATCGACAACGCTGATGACGATTTGCGGAATAGTTCCCGCTCGCAGCGGCGATATAATATTTCAGGGCAAATCCATCCGTTCGCTGGAACCCAATGTAATCGTCTCGCTCGGCATCTCCCAGGTTCCGGAGGGACGGCGGATTTTCCCAATGATGACCGTCGCGGAAAATCTGGATATGGGCGCCTTTCTCCGAAAAGATAAGGCGGGGATCGCAAGCGATCTGGAATATGTGTTTACGCTGTTTCCGATTCTCAAAAAAAGAATTCACCAGAAGGGGGGAACGCTCAGCGGCGGCGAACAGCAAATGCTGGCCATTTCCCGCGCCCTGATGGCAAGGCCCCGCCTGCTGCTGCTCGACGAGCCCTCCCTGGGACTCGCGCCGCTGGTCGTGCGCCAGATATTTGAAATGATCAAGAAGGTAAACTCCGAAAACAAGATGACGATTCTGCTCGTGGAACAGAACGCGTTCATGGCCCTCAAAATAGCCCACCGCGGCTATGTGATGGAAAACGGGACCATAACCATGGAAGGGGCTGCCTCCGACCTGCTTAAGGATGAGAAAATAAAGAAGGCCTATCTTGGCTTATAG
- a CDS encoding cobalamin B12-binding domain-containing protein, with the protein MFIKSMPGLTTNCALPPVKLREKEKVTTVAKKIKVLLAKLGLDVHNRGIITVAKELGDAGMEIIYIGNSLPGEIVQTAIQEDVDVIGVSSLGGAHITLGKPLLEAARKEHLENNVTFVIGGVFPPDDTIRLKEIGFDAVFTPGATREEIVRSIEEMVAAKTSGLTI; encoded by the coding sequence ATGTTTATCAAAAGCATGCCGGGTTTGACGACAAACTGCGCATTACCGCCTGTGAAGCTGCGGGAGAAGGAGAAGGTAACGACTGTGGCAAAGAAAATCAAGGTACTGTTGGCGAAACTGGGGCTGGATGTTCATAATCGGGGGATCATCACCGTAGCAAAAGAACTCGGCGACGCCGGCATGGAGATCATCTATATCGGCAACTCCCTCCCCGGAGAAATTGTCCAGACGGCCATTCAGGAAGATGTTGACGTCATCGGGGTAAGCTCCCTCGGCGGCGCCCATATAACCCTTGGCAAACCGCTGCTCGAAGCTGCCCGTAAGGAGCACCTCGAAAACAACGTAACGTTTGTCATCGGCGGTGTCTTCCCGCCGGACGATACGATCCGCCTAAAGGAAATAGGTTTCGACGCCGTCTTCACCCCGGGGGCAACACGGGAGGAGATCGTCCGTTCCATCGAGGAAATGGTGGCGGCGAAAACGTCAGGTTTGACTATTTGA
- a CDS encoding AMP-binding protein, with amino-acid sequence MSKLWPPIYDRSYLPASDEPYWNRTLETMDPEEREVQIILPKLQAQLSYAYENSPFYRNKWDKAGIHPKDINSLEDFDNIPCVTKDEIRRDQADHPPFGSNLCVPARELARIQGTSGTTGRPTAFGISRGDMERIAEAHARIMWGFGVRPDDTVFIGSFFSLYWGSWGALLGAERIGATAFPFGAGVPGQSERGIEWMKEVKPTVFYGTPSYSLYLAEKAREMGIDPRDFGFRILFFSGEPGAGVPSTRKRIEETYGGICIDSGSTAEMAPWMTNGECAHRQGMHFWQDIVYTELVDRQTHRRVPYGQEGAIVYTHLERNSQPMIRFWAGDVSIWENDPCPCGRTYPRLPRGIYGRADDMFVIRGENVYPSAIENVIRGIAGFGDEFRIVITREETMDEMIVQAERGQQTDPSIAPELKELLSRELKKRGLRAIVQLMEPGSLERTEFKAKRVIDKRNLYDEITGKK; translated from the coding sequence ATGAGCAAACTGTGGCCACCCATATACGATCGCTCCTATCTCCCGGCGTCGGACGAACCTTACTGGAACCGGACTCTGGAGACGATGGACCCGGAAGAGCGGGAAGTGCAGATTATTCTTCCCAAACTTCAGGCGCAGCTATCCTACGCCTACGAGAACTCCCCTTTTTACCGGAATAAATGGGACAAGGCGGGAATTCACCCCAAGGATATTAACTCTCTGGAGGACTTTGACAACATCCCCTGTGTTACGAAAGACGAAATCCGTCGCGATCAGGCCGACCATCCCCCGTTCGGCAGCAATCTGTGCGTCCCTGCGCGCGAACTGGCCCGCATTCAGGGAACCTCTGGAACAACGGGGAGACCAACCGCCTTCGGGATAAGCCGGGGCGACATGGAGCGCATCGCCGAGGCCCACGCACGAATTATGTGGGGGTTCGGGGTGCGCCCGGATGATACAGTCTTCATCGGTTCCTTTTTCAGCCTCTACTGGGGAAGCTGGGGGGCGCTGCTCGGGGCGGAACGTATCGGCGCCACCGCCTTTCCGTTCGGCGCCGGAGTTCCCGGCCAGTCGGAGCGGGGCATCGAATGGATGAAGGAGGTAAAGCCCACCGTTTTCTACGGAACGCCTTCCTACAGCCTTTACCTCGCGGAAAAGGCTCGAGAGATGGGAATTGACCCGCGGGATTTCGGATTCCGCATCCTCTTTTTCTCCGGCGAACCTGGAGCGGGCGTGCCCTCCACGAGAAAACGCATCGAGGAAACCTACGGGGGAATCTGCATCGACAGCGGCTCGACCGCCGAGATGGCGCCCTGGATGACCAACGGAGAGTGCGCCCACAGACAGGGAATGCACTTCTGGCAGGATATAGTTTACACGGAGCTGGTGGATCGCCAAACCCATCGCCGGGTGCCCTACGGTCAGGAGGGGGCCATTGTTTACACCCATCTCGAAAGGAACTCGCAGCCGATGATCCGCTTCTGGGCCGGGGATGTCTCTATCTGGGAGAACGATCCCTGTCCCTGCGGACGCACCTATCCCCGGCTGCCCCGGGGAATCTACGGACGGGCGGACGACATGTTTGTAATAAGGGGAGAAAATGTCTATCCCAGCGCGATTGAAAATGTCATCCGCGGAATCGCCGGATTCGGCGATGAGTTCCGCATCGTCATCACCCGGGAAGAGACCATGGATGAAATGATCGTTCAGGCAGAGCGAGGGCAACAGACAGACCCGTCAATCGCCCCTGAACTCAAAGAGCTGCTTTCCAGGGAGCTGAAGAAGCGGGGGCTGAGGGCCATCGTTCAGCTTATGGAGCCAGGCAGTCTGGAGCGGACGGAGTTCAAGGCAAAACGCGTCATCGACAAGCGCAATCTGTACGACGAGATAACAGGCAAAAAATAG
- a CDS encoding ABC transporter ATP-binding protein: MKNMLEINNLSMVFGGLRAVGGVDLNVGQKEIVALIGPNGAGKTTLFNCITGIYVPTEGEIFVVPPGNEKKKINGIKINKATELGIARTFQNIRLFPNMTALENVMIGRHCRSRAGVFGAVIRDSSTKREEQEIVDYSYHVLVKVGLAEQVNEMAKNLPYGAQRRLEIARAVATEPFLLLLDEPAAGMNPSETSELRELIDRIRNDEGISILMIEHDMKMVMGISDRIFVLDYGEKIAEGTPEEIQKNPVVIKAYLGEDFSVNA, from the coding sequence ATGAAAAATATGCTGGAAATTAACAATCTGTCGATGGTTTTTGGCGGCTTGCGGGCTGTCGGCGGGGTCGATCTGAATGTCGGGCAAAAAGAGATTGTGGCCCTGATCGGACCAAACGGCGCCGGCAAAACGACGCTGTTTAACTGCATTACCGGAATTTACGTTCCCACCGAGGGCGAGATATTTGTCGTTCCGCCGGGAAACGAGAAAAAGAAAATCAACGGGATCAAGATAAACAAGGCGACTGAGCTTGGCATTGCCAGGACATTCCAGAATATACGCCTCTTTCCCAATATGACGGCGCTGGAAAACGTCATGATCGGTCGCCACTGCCGCTCCCGAGCCGGGGTCTTCGGCGCCGTTATTCGGGATTCATCTACAAAGCGTGAGGAGCAGGAGATCGTGGATTATAGTTATCATGTGCTTGTCAAAGTAGGACTTGCCGAGCAGGTCAATGAAATGGCAAAAAATCTTCCTTACGGTGCCCAGCGACGTCTGGAAATAGCGCGAGCCGTGGCCACGGAACCTTTTCTTCTGCTCCTGGATGAACCGGCGGCCGGCATGAATCCCAGTGAAACCTCTGAGCTCAGGGAGCTGATCGACCGAATCAGAAACGATGAGGGAATATCCATACTGATGATTGAGCACGACATGAAGATGGTTATGGGCATTTCGGACCGGATTTTTGTTCTCGATTACGGTGAAAAAATTGCCGAGGGAACCCCGGAAGAGATACAAAAAAATCCGGTAGTCATTAAAGCTTACCTGGGAGAGGACTTCAGCGTAAATGCTTGA